Proteins encoded together in one Vigna angularis cultivar LongXiaoDou No.4 chromosome 5, ASM1680809v1, whole genome shotgun sequence window:
- the LOC108339861 gene encoding uncharacterized protein LOC108339861 produces MHSFNRREGFIWDKEMAAWHFLKQLTCIVGAHSPTLSRRLIHYSSVVPFLSIHHKNVGYQCLPHFRVNFRAAVTNAKFSAASSSPTTWDTSLTPPAPYTSVLIHCPKDSADMLSEALLSFGASSVSMDQDDVSQSTDEICISSIFPEVEDINISILHAAGSIGLKEIPRYEVKIYEEDDWMRRSQESLHPVQITQWLWVVPQWCTPPDVQATNIIVNPGLAFGTGEHATTKLCLLLLHGCIKGGEHILDYGTGTGILAIAALKFGAAFAVGVDVDSEAIASASQNASLNNIRPDKMQLHLITNKTSSSCKDDSTFGVMERENTYEIQTITTYCAKFDVVIANILLNPLMDLADQITSYAKPGAVVGLSGVLSEQVQYIIERYSPFLEDIKVSKMDDWACVSGRKRIYMNVR; encoded by the exons ATGCACTCTTTTAACAGGCGTGAAGGTTTCATTTGGGACAAGGAAATGGCAGCATGGCATTTCCTCAAACAGTTAACATGCATAGTCGGTGCTCATTCTCCCACCCTTTCCCGCCGCCTCATACACTACTCATCCGTCGTTCCCTTTCTCTCCATCCATCACAAAAATGTTGGGTACCAATGCCTTCCCCATTTCCGTGTCAATTTTCGTGCCGCAGTTACGAATGCGAAGTTTTCCGCAGCTTCTTCTTCCCCAACTACATGGGACACGTCGTTGACTCCACCGGCTCCTTATACTTCCGTTCTGATTCACTGCCCCAAAGACAGTGCA GATATGCTTTCTGAAGCCCTTTTAAGCTTTGGTGCAAGTTCGGTTAGCATGGATCAAGATGATGTCTCTCAAAGTACGGATGAG ATTTGCATTAGTTCAATATTTCCTGAAGTTGAGGATATAAATATCAGCATTTTACATGCAGCTGGTTCTATTGGCTTGAAGGAGATACCTAGATATGAAGTTAAAATTTATGAGGAGGATGACTGGATGAGGAGATCTCAG GAATCACTTCATCCAGTTCAAATTACTCAATGGCTATGGGTGGTGCCTCAGTGGTGTACTCCACCA GATGTTCAAGCAACAAATATAATTGTCAACCCTGGACTAGCTTTTGGAACAGGGGAACACGCCACTACCAAACTCTGTCTATTACTCTTACACGGTTGTATTAAAGGAGGGGAGCACATTCTGGACTATGGTACGGGAACTGGAATTCTTGCTATTGCAGCTCTTAAG TTTGGAGCTGCCTTCGCTGTTGGAGTTGATGTAGATTCAGAAGCAATTGCATCAGCATCTCAAAACGCTTCTCTGAACAACATCAGACCAGACAAAATGCAACTGCACCTGATTACTAACAAAACCTCTTCATCTTGCAAAGATGACTCGACATTTGGAGTTATGGAGAGGGAAAATACTTACGAGATACAAACAATCACTACTTACTGTGCTAAGTTTGATGTGGTTATTGCAAATATACTCTTAAATCCTTTAATGGATCTTGCCGATCAAATTACCTCTTATGCGAAGCCTGGAGCCGTTGTTGGTCTCTCGGGTGTCTTATCTGAGCAG GTTCAGTACATCATAGAAAGATATTCGCCATTCTTAGAAGACATAAAAGTGTCCAAAATGGATGACTGGGCCTGCGTAAGTGGTAGGAAAAGAATATATATGAATGTGAGATGA